The window GCCAGACACGAAAATACAACCAATGTTACTATGAAATACCCCGTAGTAATCAGTTGACACCCCTATCACTCCAATCCATCATTCAACGCATTAGTTTTGGAGATTTACCATGAAAGTTACTATCAAAGATAGTGAAAGACTCAAAACTGTTAACCCTGATGTTATCCAGGCGCACTTGCAAGCAACAGGTTGGCATGAAACCGGGCGTATTTATAATGATGCTGGGGCAATTTGGCGATTAAAAAAATCTGACGCTCCTGAATATGAAATATTGCTACCTCTCCAACATAGTTTAGGAGATTATGCTGAAAGAATCAGCGATATATTAAAAACATTAGAGACAGTAGAAAATCGTGACCAAGTTGAGATATTAAGCGAATTTTATTACCAATTATTCCAATTTCACTGTGCAAGGCGTAATTATGCAAATTGCCACTCCATCAATTGATTCTCTGAGTGGAGAAATTACTTTACTAGGTGAAGTTTTTGATAAATTACGAGAAATAAAAACCGAACTAGCAGACCATGATTATATCTTAGCCATTAAAGCTTATCAGGAACGTTTACCAATTCGCTGCACAGGTGATTTAGTAAAAGTTGATAATCATTTTCTACTCGAAAATCCCCACAATTTGCTTCTTAATAATATCTAACTCCAGCAGATCAATATTTTGAGCTTTTTTCTAAATCAATTCTGATATTGAGTCGCTCATCTGCTTTTGTAAACGCTGGCGGTTATCATCATATTTCAAAACCGTCTGCACTTGGGCGTGTCTGCTGAATCGCTGAGTAGCACGGTAGTTCCCATTGTTCAGATCCAATACTGTAGTAATCGCACTGTGGCGGACACGATGCGGTGACATCTTCTTAGTAATTCCGGCTTGCTTGCATAGCCCATCACCAGTCGCCTGATTGCCTCCCCGGTTAATCTCGCTCCATTCTTGTGGTATGCCAGCACCGTGAAAAGCGCTTCATTACTACGTTTCTTCTTACTTACCTTTATCCAACCGGAGATTGCGTCGGTGGTTCTTTCCGATAGGTCAAGAACTTCCTTCTGGCTACCCTTGCCTTTACCCAGGATTTCAAGAGTTTTTTCCTTGGCGTTAAAGTCACGCACATTCAAATTGACTATCTCCTGACGACGCAAGCCATTATCCCAAAGTAACCGCATAATGGCATAATCGCGCTTGCCCTTAAGGGTAATGCGGTCAACTAGCGCTATGACTTGGCATAGTCCTCGGCTGGAATGCCCATTGTGTCACGGTAGGTTTCGACCTTTTCACCTTTGACATCATCTAAAGAGAAAATTGCACACACCCAGCCGTCGCCCCATCTCAACCATTGACTTGATAGCACTAAGGCGACGATTCACTGTAGCTTCAGCCAGCTTTTTCTTGATGAGGTGTGCCTTGTACTTGAGAACCACAAACGGCATGACGTTGTTCCAGGTGAAGGAATTCCAAAACCAAATCCCGGCTGGGTTCTTTTCTTAACGACAAACAGAAAAAAATCTTTCAGGTCTTTCTGGTATTCGCGCTTGGTGTTGGGCGATCGCTTGTCGCCAATCAACTGCCCTATTACATCGGGGTCATTCTCTAGGGAAAAATCTTCGCCGATCGCTAACGCAAGTGAGTTTTCTAGAACAACTAAGATTTTCCGGGTGAATGG is drawn from Nostoc sp. KVJ3 and contains these coding sequences:
- a CDS encoding tyrosine-type recombinase/integrase, which gives rise to MRLLWDNGLRRQEIVNLNVRDFNAKEKTLEILGKGKGSQKEVLDLSERTTDAISGWIKVSKKKRSNEALFTVLAYHKNGARLTGEAIRRLVMGYASKPELLRRCHRIVSATVRLLQYWI